In Setaria italica strain Yugu1 chromosome IX, Setaria_italica_v2.0, whole genome shotgun sequence, the genomic stretch AGATCTATAGTCCCGCTGAGCCTGGAGACGAAGTGGAGAAACCTGGAAGGGACTTGTGATTCTGCGTTTGAGATTGCTGCGGCTCTGACTAGCGATTAGATGAGCTTTGCGTATGTGCCAACCGTTGTAGAGAATTGTAGTTTTGAGCCTTTAGATGTTCAGTTAGGATAGTGGTACCGTTAGTAGAATGAAATATGGGACATTGTTATTCCACAGTAGAATGAAATATTTGGTGAACAATAGGATACTGGTTGCCAAATTATCGATACAAGTGAGATCCTTAAGCGTCGTTCTTAGATTGGCGTTTGTATTTTTCCTTCTTAAGTTGATGCTTTGCCGATtggaaaagaagagggagagaTCGAGCGGAGAGAAAGGAGCAGCTCGGAGAACAGAGGGAGAGATCGAGTGGAAAGCTCCGGCGGAGCAATAACGACGGAACCACATGGTGGATAAGAAATGGATCCAATTATGATGATGTGGCTTGTTTTGAATTATTGGGGTATAGTTTTTAACGTTCTGCTGTgggctgatatgtttttaggggaAAAAAATTTTAGCATTCCCCCAATACctcattttggggaagaattttttggggaactcttggagttgctctaacccTACGCCTGCTGCAGATCTCCCCAACTCCCGGACCAGAAAACGCACGCGAACAGCATAGCAGCGGGTGGACTCAGCACCGGCCGCCGGGGACGCGATGGTGGCCGTCGCCTGGCccctctccgccgtcgccggcctcatCCCGGCCTCCCTCACGCTGACCCTCCTCATCGCCACCCTCGTActtccctccccttcccccccaaaccctgctcctccgccccttcttcctccccctcgcCGCGACGCTCACGCCATGTCTCCCTCTCGTGCGCAGGTGTCCATCCTGGtgctgggcgccgccgccttcttcttcgAGCACATCCGCAGGATCGGATGCATGCACTCGTAAGTCGCTTCTTCCTTCCCGTCTCGTACTCTTCGTTTCTCGCGCGATCTGCGCGTCGAGTTGACTGGTACGTCGTCGTTTTGGATCTCGGCCGCAGGCTGGAAAGATCGGCCGTCTCAGACGCCTTCTTCGAGGACCCCAATTCGCTCAACAAGGTAGTACCGATTGCTGCTCCCTGCTCGTGTTGGGTTCATCTCGGGCTGCGGCACGGTGTGCCCGCTAGGTGTTTGCTCATTTGCCTGTGTAAACTGTTACAGGTTCCCTGCCCGTCGATTTTTGATCCTCCTGAGAAGTACATTTCGTTGATAGTTCCTGCCTACAACGAGGAGCATCGACTCCCCGAGGCTCTTACAGAAACACTCAAGTAAGGCTTTGATATGAACATTTCCTGCTCTTGTTTGCTCAATACTCTATTATTGCAATTTATACTGGTAGTTGTACTTCTAGTGTTAATTGTTTGCTTGCTTGGTTGTGTTAATTGCTTTGTTGTTCTCTCTCTTTAATAGCTACCTGAAACGTCGTGCAGCTGCGGACAAGTCGTTTTCTTACGAGGTATGCGAAAATCTAGCATGTTGTTGGCATTTGTGTTCACCTTAACATTTGCAAATTTTGAGCAGTTTAGTGCCAAACATTTTATTTATTGAAACATGCATTATTAACTTAAACAATGTTGGTGTTCAATCTATTCTGTCAAAGGTTTTGATTGTTGATGATGGGAGCACTGACCGAACCTCTAAAGTTGGCTTCAAGTTTGTAAAGGAACACAAGATTGACAATGTTAGAGTTCTTCTACTTGGGAGAAATCATGGGAAGGGTGAAGCAGTCCGAAAGGTGAGTGTTAAACTTCCTGCATATCCTTTTGTTTTCAAATAATAACTAATTAGTGTGGAAAGCATGGTCTAATAGGGGATGCTCCATTCTCGTGGTGAACTATTACTCATGCTTGATGCTGATGGGGCAACAAAAGTGACTGATTTGGAAAAGCTCGAAGCTCAGGTCTGTCATAAGCTCGATCTTTAAGAATTTAATTAGTTGTTTACAACTCCTGGAATTTACTTTTCTGCTCTTAGGTTCATGCATTGGCTCAGAAAGTTAATTCCAGCCCTGGAACATCTACTGGTTCACCTCAGAAAGTATCAGATGTTGAAATTGCTGTCTTTGGCTCACGTGCTCATTTGGAGAAGCAGGCTCTTGCAACAGTAAATCTCTTGACTCCCGGTTACCCTCAATTGCatgattttctttctttttcacctTACCTTTTTGTATTCATTTATGACTTATCGCAGAGGAAGTGGTATCGAAACTTTCTTATGAAAGGTTTCCACTTGGTAGTTTTGTTGACTGCTGGTCCTGGGATCAGAGACACACAGGTATGTTTTATTTGCTTAATATCCTCTAATAAACGAGTGCAGTTGATTTTACATGTACTTTCTTCATGACTACACTGTTCACTATCCACCATATGTGCATTCTTTTACAAATTCCAGTGTGGGTTTAAGATGTTCACACGAGCTGCTGCAAGGAAACTTTTCACAAATATCAGATTGAAGAGGTAtggtttccttttcttcttttcctttgagGTTCCAGTGATGCTTCTATATACCAATTCCTCTTTCTAGGCTTGTAGATTCATGCTATGGATGATTGTTACAGTTTTCCTTTTGTTGCTTGGGCAGGTGGTGTTTTGATGTTGAGCTTGTATACCTGTGCAAGCACCTCAGGATCCCAATGGTAGAAGTATCTGTTAATTGGACTGAGATACCTGGATCCAAAGTGCGCATGACAAGCATCATGCACATGGTATTTGAGCTCCTGCTGATCAGAGTAGGCTATGGACTGGGCATATGGAAAATATACACATAAACCCTGACATCTGTTGTTGACAACTGCAGCTTAGTTCATCGTCACCATGCAAGTCCATTTGAAGGATCACTGTAAAATTTTTCGGATATTTTCACCTGGAGAGAATCCATGCCTCCTGTACTTTAGTGTCTGAATCATAGAGAGTGACAAATATACGCCGAACTTGTCCCCACTGATAAATTCTCCTACTGATTTGTTATACAGGACATCAAAATTCAATcaatggaaaagaaaaacttATCTGCTTCTGAGTCTTTGACAGGATGCAGTGCTGAACCGAATCTGCTATGCTAATTTGCATACGAGATATGACGAACAAGCATTCAAGATTTTTTTGAACAAAACAAATCTGCTGAATTTCACAAGTACTAAAGCATTTGTCACCAGAATTCATGAACTTCATGTGTTCCAAAGGGGTTCTCGACTTCCTCGAAAGAATTTACCTGCCATTGCGCACTGGCGCGTCTGAAATGGCGCGATGCGAATGATCAAAACCGCACAGCCGCGCGCCCGGGCGCCATGCCGTGCGCTCGACCaaatgccgccgccgcttccaccTTCTCTTGCGCCGcatctgcgccgccgccgtttctCCACCGCGCCTGCCTCGCACCACCCACCATccgcggcacgggcggcggaaCAGCACTGCCTCCGCCTTCTAGAGCGCTCCTCAacgccggccgccgtcctccAGTCCCTCGCATTCCTCGTCAAGTCCGGCCTGCACTCCAACCCGCTCGTCCTCACCAGGCTCTTCGCGTCCACCGCCTCCGCGGCGCCCGCGCTGCTCGAGCCCCTCGTCTCCGCGCTCCTCGGCCCTTCCGTCCCGATCGATGCCTTCCTCGTCAACACTCTCATCCGCGCGCACGCCACCTCCCCGCTCCCttccgcccgcctccgcgccgccgccttcttcccGCTCATGCTCCGCAGCGCTGTGTTGCCGAACAAATtcaccttccccttcctcctcaagGCGTGCGCGGCGCTCCCGGGCTCCCCAGGCGTTGGGCTCCAGGCCCACGCCGCCGTTCTCAAGTTCGGGTTCGCCACCGACCAGTACGTCTCCAATACTCTCATACACATGTACTCGTGCTTCGACGGCGGGTTCCTCGGGGACGCGCGGAATGTGTTCGACAGAATGACGAAGTCGAGTGCGGTTACTTGGAGCGCGATGATTGGCGGGTATGTGCGTGGGGGGCTGTCAAGTGATGCAGTTGAGTTGTTTAGGGAGATGCAGGCCAGTGGGGTGCGTCCGGATGAGGTCACAGTGCTTGGCGTTCTGGCTGCAGCTGCAGATTTGGGTGCACTCGAGCTTGCTCGGTGGGTTGGGCGGTTTGTGGAGAGGGAGGGTTTTGGGAAATCTGTGACGCTGTGCAATGCGTTGATTGACACGCTCGCCAAGTGTGGTGATGTGGATGGGGCTGTGGCAGTGTTCCAGGGGATGGAGGAACGGACTGTTGTGTCTTGGACCTCAGTGATTGATGCTCTTGCAATGGAGGGTCGTGGGAAGGAGGCTGTGGGAGTGTTCGAGGAGATGAAGACTACTGGAGTGCCACCTGATGATGTTGCGTTCATCGGTGTGCTCACTGCATGTAGCCATGCTGGAATGGTTGATGAAGGCCATGGCTACTTTGATTCGATGAAGATGCAGTATGGCATTGAGCCTAAGATCGAGCATTATGGTTGCATGGTTGACATGTTTGGTCGTGCTGGCATGGTTGAGCGGGCAATGGAGTTTGTTCGTACGATGCCCATGAAACCAAACCAAATAATATGGCGGACACTTGTTGCTGCCTGCCGTGCTCATGGCAGGCTTGAACTCGGTGAAAGCATCACCAGGAACCTTCTAAATGAGTACCCGGCTCATGAGGCCACCTATGTTATGCTCTCCAATGTCTACGCACTGACACAGAGGTGGAAGGAGAAATCAGAGATTAGGAGAGAGATGAGCAAGAGAGGATTCAAGAAGGTGCCAGGTTGCAGCGTTGTTGAGCTTGATGGGGAGGTTCATGAATTCATAGCTGGAGATGAGTCGCACCCGCAGTGGAAGGAGATATACAGGATGGTCGAGGAGATGGCAAGAGAGCTGAGGCGCATTGGGCACATCCCAGCTACATCAGAGgttctccttgatcttgatgaggaGGATAAGGAGGGTGCGCTTCAGTGGCACAGCGAAAAGCTGGCGATTGCATTTGTGTTGCTGAGGACTCCTCCTGGTACACAGGTCCGGGTGGTTAAGAATCTCCGAGTATGCTTGGATTGTCATGCAGCAATAAAATGCATTTCACAGGTTTATAACCGGGAGATCATAGTGCGTGATCGCAGCCGGTTCCATCGCTTCAAGAATGGCTCCTGCTCATGCAATGATTTCTGGTGATGGAATTGCTTTTCACCAGGTTATCCTGTTCCTCAGTTCTCATGGTCCACTGAAGAGTGCGTTGAAATTCCATAGAAGATGCTGGCGGTGATAATTTATCTCTGCGGAGCTTCTGCAAATCTATAAAGGTTTGTCCATTGTTTTCCAACGCAAAAGCTTTCAAGGATACTACGCGTTGCATTGAAGCCTATAATTTTTCTATAGTTCACTTTGTCCACTGAAAGTCTTAACTTGTACACATTTTTCGGGCAACCATAAAGAATGGATCAGACCATGGAGTATGCACAACCTCATTTTTCACATCCTATATTTAAAAACATGAAATTTAATCTAAGGATATTTGTAAACAAACTAGACAAACACTAGATTTTCAATAGACCATTTGAATAAATGCTTAACATGATACAATATTACATCTACCGTGCAAGATTTATACGGTATCACTCTTTAATACTTCTGCTAGCCTGTAGACTTGAAATTTGCATAGCAAGCATAATCAAGCTTCCGGCATATATGACATTGTCAGCCAACCTCttaatgcaatgcaatgcaaaaaagaaaaagaaaaaaaaagaagtgttCGCTGCATCTTGACCAAAATCTGCCATCTCTGCGCCAGTATTGTTCTTGATGGTGCTGAGGACTGCAAAACCTTCTTGCATAGCGTCCTTGAGGATGCCCGATTGCCAGTCCACTATGCAAGCGATACCAGGTCTTTGATGTCATGACTATCAGCCATCTCAATGGTTTTGCTGGTTTTATGCAATGCTATGTCAAGCCTTTTTCTCAAGCATCTCCTTGTTCATGCTCTCGTCTTCATTCATGGAGTGTGCTGATAAATGCTTTTTTGAAGATATTGTCGTCTCAATGCCCTCTCTGATTTTCACCGGCACCGCTCTTATCCTTTCCTCAAGCATCTTGTTCTCCATTTCCTTTTCATTTGTGCAGTGAGCTATGGATGTCTGCCTCTGAACTACCCACCATATCTCCATCATTGCCGTCTCTGTCGATGCCTTGAAACTTCCGCATGGCCTACTCTCTATCATTGCCTCATTCTTGTTGCGTGCTGGTAATGTCTCACCCTTGTGACTTGTCATTACATCCTCATTCATGAGTATCTCTCTGCACTCTCCTTTTCAGGGCCTCCCCAGTATGCGTCAAACATAGATGATTTCTTCACTGTTTAGCAGCCTGCTCTTCCAAAATAAATTGTGCACTGTATGGAACATAATTTTCAACCCGCTTCTGTCTTTTTGCTGATCTCTTCTCTATCTCTGCCCAAACCTCCCGCTCAACCAATCTTATGAATCTTGCTGTATCTGCTGCAAGGTCCTCTAACATCTCCAGTGTACAGTTCAGTTTCTCCAAATCGACGTTGTTTGAGAACAACACCTTCATGACATTGCAGGTGTATCCCAGCATTCCTGACAGCATGACCCTACTGAACAAGAGGGGGTACCAGCTGTAAGATGAACTGGACAATGAAATGGGACTAGGAAGCCGGTACGATGTACTATTTTGTCATCTGTATTGTATATTGGCCTACATGAAAGGAACATCTAAAGTGGATGTTTATTGTCTTATAGTTTGCATGCTATTTCTTTGTTGTGTTTTAATGACTTGTTACTTCAAGCGTTTTTATCTTGAATTGCAGTGGTGTAAACTCTTTAGTTCCATGTATTGATACTTGAGTTTCTTTGTGGAATTCTTTTGCACACTTGGGGTTTTAGACCATGGAATTCTTATAGCTCTTTTATGTATTGACACTTCTATCTTGATTTTGCAGGATATGCCAATAACTAGTCACGGTCAGACTTCCCTGTGCTACATGGGTATCAAATTATTCTGACGCATCATCTCATCTTTCTACAACGCCACAAAGTACCAGAAATCCATTTGGACAGACAATCACGCCTTTCCTGGACTGGACTACATCAATGGCAAAGTCTGGATTCCCTGTGCTTACATGACATGTGcttgcagaaaagaaaaaaaaaattcatggtCACTGGTTAGAAATGAGATGGAACTATGGAAGGAGGAAGCATTTAGAGAAGTGGGGGGATCACACTGCTGTTGGTTCAACTATAGTGGCAGATAGGTGCTCACTTCAGAAGAGTGACTAACTTGATGCCAAACAAATTCGCACTTCTTCCATTCACCTGGCTAAGCATTGGAAAGGACATTAGATAGGTGGCCAGAACAAGTCAGCTGCATGAAACATTCGAAGTCTTCAGCTAAGCTCTCAATGATATGAACGAAACTGTgaatgtcatcatcatcaaggtcATATCCTGTGGTTTCCTTCCTGGCTTTGGCTGTGACAACTTTGAGGAGGAGGACTCCTTGTTGCCTTGCTTGCCGGAGGACTTCAGTCCACTGTGCTAGCCACTCCaggccttgcatgtcttggATTTCTGAAATCTCAACTGCCGTGATGATTTGAACCAAGGCTTTCTGTAGCCTTCCCGTGAGCATCGTTAATTCCTCGATCTCCCGATCATCTGCTGTTTCAGCCGGGGAAGCATCCGTCTGGTCCATGTCCACTGCTCGCTCGGATGCCTTCTGTTGAAGGGCACGACCACCTCCATTCTCAAGTGTCCGCTTCAGCTCTGCTGCTCCAGCCAGGGCAGCACACGCATTGTACTTCTCTATTCTTACGCATCCGCTTCAGCTTTGGCGAGGCCTGGAACAATGTTATGAAGTCCCCGATGTTCTCTGACGCCTTTTCCAACGCTTCCACTGCGCTGTCCAGTTTCTTCACGTCCTCATCGCTCGAGAAGAGCACCGAGGCAGCGGTGCCGATGCGTCGCGACATGCTCGACAGGGCTTTCCTTGTGAAAGACATAGCGGTGCCAGTACCggcactgctgctgcttgccTGCTGGTGATTGCCGTCTCGCTGCTGGAAGCTGAGGAGCACCTTGCCGCCGTGGGCGGCAGCCTCCTTGAGATCCTCCCGCCACCGGAGCAGCGAGGTGCTCTCGATGGCGTACTTCTCGGACACCTCGACCGCGCTGCGGACCCTCATGTGCAGACGC encodes the following:
- the LOC101762421 gene encoding LOW QUALITY PROTEIN: pentatricopeptide repeat-containing protein At4g21065 (The sequence of the model RefSeq protein was modified relative to this genomic sequence to represent the inferred CDS: inserted 2 bases in 1 codon), with translation MPCARPNAAAASTFSCAASAPPPFLHRACLAPPTXSAARAAEQHCLRLLERSSTPAAVLQSLAFLVKSGLHSNPLVLTRLFASTASAAPALLEPLVSALLGPSVPIDAFLVNTLIRAHATSPLPSARLRAAAFFPLMLRSAVLPNKFTFPFLLKACAALPGSPGVGLQAHAAVLKFGFATDQYVSNTLIHMYSCFDGGFLGDARNVFDRMTKSSAVTWSAMIGGYVRGGLSSDAVELFREMQASGVRPDEVTVLGVLAAAADLGALELARWVGRFVEREGFGKSVTLCNALIDTLAKCGDVDGAVAVFQGMEERTVVSWTSVIDALAMEGRGKEAVGVFEEMKTTGVPPDDVAFIGVLTACSHAGMVDEGHGYFDSMKMQYGIEPKIEHYGCMVDMFGRAGMVERAMEFVRTMPMKPNQIIWRTLVAACRAHGRLELGESITRNLLNEYPAHEATYVMLSNVYALTQRWKEKSEIRREMSKRGFKKVPGCSVVELDGEVHEFIAGDESHPQWKEIYRMVEEMARELRRIGHIPATSEVLLDLDEEDKEGALQWHSEKLAIAFVLLRTPPGTQVRVVKNLRVCLDCHAAIKCISQVYNREIIVRDRSRFHRFKNGSCSCNDFW
- the LOC101761730 gene encoding dolichyl-phosphate beta-glucosyltransferase encodes the protein MVAVAWPLSAVAGLIPASLTLTLLIATLVSILVLGAAAFFFEHIRRIGCMHSLERSAVSDAFFEDPNSLNKVPCPSIFDPPEKYISLIVPAYNEEHRLPEALTETLNYLKRRAAADKSFSYEVLIVDDGSTDRTSKVGFKFVKEHKIDNVRVLLLGRNHGKGEAVRKGMLHSRGELLLMLDADGATKVTDLEKLEAQVHALAQKVNSSPGTSTGSPQKVSDVEIAVFGSRAHLEKQALATRKWYRNFLMKGFHLVVLLTAGPGIRDTQCGFKMFTRAAARKLFTNIRLKRWCFDVELVYLCKHLRIPMVEVSVNWTEIPGSKVRMTSIMHMVFELLLIRVGYGLGIWKIYT